The Fusarium oxysporum f. sp. lycopersici 4287 chromosome 1, whole genome shotgun sequence DNA segment CCAAAACGCCTAAATGAAATAGCCGATGCGAATAATTGCGTCGCAACATCGGAGGTGTCTCTCTTTATCAATCGAACGGAAAACGCCAGCCCTTCCTTTGTTGTTTTGTGTATGATGCCATTCCGTTCCATTGATAGTGTGGATAGTCCCTCTTTTTGCGCGTCATTCGTATAATATCATACCCCGCTATAACGCCAAAGGAAAAAAGTACATGAAGGAAATGCCAAATCGTAGTAGTTAGAGTAAATATGTTGTACAAGCCGGTTGATTCCGGCAAATAGCCGGAAACGATTAATGCTGtggcttgatgatgctgttgcgGGCCGTCTTTGTAGGTTTGTAGTTGGGGAGCTCGTCAAACCAGCCCTGGTCTTCGTTGTATCGGTAAGCATGGAAGTCAAGGCCGTAAGGCTTGGGCTCAATAGAGTAGAGCATGCCAAGGGGGATGTCCATGTCTGTGATGTCCGCCAGGGACAGGTCCATGAAATAGGCCATCAGGACTCTACAGACAGAGCGGTGTCCAATGATAAGAAGATGATCTTCAATGCGCTCAACCTCTCGAACCATATCCCGCAGACGGCTCACAACCTGCAGATAACCTTCACCCCCGACTCCAGGATAGATGTAGTTGAGCTTGTCCTGCGCTCGCTTGGCAAATTCCTCGGGCTCCTTCTGTGCGATTTCCGCATATGTCATACCCTCGAACTGGCCCGAGTTCATTTCGTTAAGCATTTCCCAGTTCTTTACATCGTAGTCATCGTCGGCCTCGAAGTATTCAGCTGTGTCCACGCTGCGATCGAGCATCGAAGTCCAGACACAAAAGTTCTTGTCCTCAATCTCCCGGTACATCTCAGGGTAGGGAGGTGTGTTGTCACCGGGCACAGGAGGGAAAGTAGCCTGAgctttcttgctcttctgcTCAATAAGCCAGTGCTTGCGCTGATAAGTAATGAAGTTGTGAAGAGCTTGGCCGTAGCAATGGCCGCGCTCGGTAAGCGGTGAGTTTCCACCCAATCTTCCAAGCTCGTTATCGACACTCTGACCATGTCGGGTAATCCAGATCTGTCGAGGGGCAAGATTGAAGCTAGCGAGGTAAGTGCTAATACCACTGCTGAGGAAACCCTTGAGACGGTGCTGGATTAGTTTTCGACCAACATCAATCATCTACAGTTTGGTCAGCTTCTGATGGTCAAAATCGTGGCGAACTCCACAAACCTGGATGTATTGCAAGTCGTGCTTTTCCTCGTATTCACCAAGAGGAACGTACGCACTCTCGTATGCAGCGACTCGCTTCTTAAAATCTTCCAGTGACTTCTGAGGGTCCTTGTCACGATAGTCAGGACCAGACAGCTTCAACCGCATATTCGCCTCGAGAAGAGTAGGATCTTGACAGATACTCTCAATGAAAAGAATACCCAGCTTAGGCTCCCTCTGCTTAATGCGGTTGGTGATGTTCTTTCTTCGTTCAATAGTGCTGTTTGTGGCATCAAGAATGCCGACAGCGCCGCCTCCATCGAGAAGGTAGTCCAACAGCTCGTCCAAAGTATCCATAGCACACTGCTCACGCATGGCCGCGGCAGTTTGGTTCTTGGGATCAAAGAATGTAGCGGACTGGTCCACCTCGGATTGAGCGGCATCGTTCAAATCAAGCTTCTCCGGCTCAGCCTGCTCGGGACCAAACGGTGCCGGGTTACCATTTAGCAAAATGGAAGCCGCATGCACAGGAGGATCCATGTGTTCCGGCTCAGGCTGCAACTTTGGGTGGACAGAAACTCTGCGTCCGGCAGCTACACGTCTTCGGTTTCCGACATTGAAAATGCGAGAATCatgctgctgccaagaaaGATACCTttgaagcttcttggtgatgtaAGACTTTCCTCGGGCCGGCAAGCCTACCATGACAATAACAAGCTTTGCGGCAACATCACGAGAAGGAATTCTTCCATCAGGTGAGACTCTTGACCGGGTCATGCCCGGAATGTTGAGCGTTGTCGCATGTGGCCGGACTCGTGGTGTTTGATGTCCAGAATTCTGTCGTAGCGGAGGACTATTTCCATACGTCAATTGAGGGGTTCTAAAAGCGGGATCGCCAGTACTAAAAGGGCCGAAGGTGGTGGATATGTGGTTCGCGACCCCAACTGtggaaaaaaagagaaaaaaatgACGGCACTTACATGCGTGGCGAGCTCGGCGCTGTTGAAGTGACGCTTCGCGCATATGTGGGGGTTTCGGTCAAATCGTTTAGCGATCGCAGTGCCACAGCCAACGAGGAAGGTGCATttgctggaggaggaagatggtcATGGTCACCATCTGCTGGTGGAGGAAGAACCGCGTAGTTATTTGGGTTGTTTGGATTCGAGGAAGGGTCTGAAGTTGGGTTTGACGTCGGATTCGAGCTAGGATTCGATGTAGGTGGTAGAGAATTTGAGGATGTCTGTTGCGCTGCAGACGAATGTTGCGCTGGCAGCGCTGGCGAAGGAGGTGATACACCGAGAAGGTTATGCATCACAGATTTTAACAGTCCGGACTGTTTTGATTGTCGGCGACCTGCGTCTAGATTTTAGATACGTTTATGGTTGATTGTTTGGTGTCTTGGAGTGCTAGAGGCGATCGGGTAGGTATAAGGGGTTCAAGTTATGATAAACAGAATTGAAACAATTTGATTGatcaaaacaacaacaaggtAGCAATGGATGTCGAAGATCTTTTGGAGGTTCAAAGTTTGtatgagga contains these protein-coding regions:
- a CDS encoding 6-phosphofructo-2-kinase, encoding MPSAIPVAPAGRRQSKQSGLLKSVMHNLLGVSPPSPALPAQHSSAAQQTSSNSLPPTSNPSSNPTSNPTSDPSSNPNNPNNYAVLPPPADGDHDHLPPPANAPSSLAVALRSLNDLTETPTYARSVTSTAPSSPRIPPLRQNSGHQTPRVRPHATTLNIPGMTRSRVSPDGRIPSRDVAAKLVIVMVGLPARGKSYITKKLQRYLSWQQHDSRIFNVGNRRRVAAGRRVSVHPKLQPEPEHMDPPVHAASILLNGNPAPFGPEQAEPEKLDLNDAAQSEVDQSATFFDPKNQTAAAMREQCAMDTLDELLDYLLDGGGAVGILDATNSTIERRKNITNRIKQREPKLGILFIESICQDPTLLEANMRLKLSGPDYRDKDPQKSLEDFKKRVAAYESAYVPLGEYEEKHDLQYIQMIDVGRKLIQHRLKGFLSSGISTYLASFNLAPRQIWITRHGQSVDNELGRLGGNSPLTERGHCYGQALHNFITYQRKHWLIEQKSKKAQATFPPVPGDNTPPYPEMYREIEDKNFCVWTSMLDRSVDTAEYFEADDDYDVKNWEMLNEMNSGQFEGMTYAEIAQKEPEEFAKRAQDKLNYIYPGVGGEGYLQVVSRLRDMVREVERIEDHLLIIGHRSVCRVLMAYFMDLSLADITDMDIPLGMLYSIEPKPYGLDFHAYRYNEDQGWFDELPNYKPTKTARNSIIKPQH
- a CDS encoding 6-phosphofructo-2-kinase; amino-acid sequence: MHNLLGVSPPSPALPAQHSSAAQQTSSNSLPPTSNPSSNPTSNPTSDPSSNPNNPNNYAVLPPPADGDHDHLPPPANAPSSLAVALRSLNDLTETPTYARSVTSTAPSSPRIPPLRQNSGHQTPRVRPHATTLNIPGMTRSRVSPDGRIPSRDVAAKLVIVMVGLPARGKSYITKKLQRYLSWQQHDSRIFNVGNRRRVAAGRRVSVHPKLQPEPEHMDPPVHAASILLNGNPAPFGPEQAEPEKLDLNDAAQSEVDQSATFFDPKNQTAAAMREQCAMDTLDELLDYLLDGGGAVGILDATNSTIERRKNITNRIKQREPKLGILFIESICQDPTLLEANMRLKLSGPDYRDKDPQKSLEDFKKRVAAYESAYVPLGEYEEKHDLQYIQMIDVGRKLIQHRLKGFLSSGISTYLASFNLAPRQIWITRHGQSVDNELGRLGGNSPLTERGHCYGQALHNFITYQRKHWLIEQKSKKAQATFPPVPGDNTPPYPEMYREIEDKNFCVWTSMLDRSVDTAEYFEADDDYDVKNWEMLNEMNSGQFEGMTYAEIAQKEPEEFAKRAQDKLNYIYPGVGGEGYLQVVSRLRDMVREVERIEDHLLIIGHRSVCRVLMAYFMDLSLADITDMDIPLGMLYSIEPKPYGLDFHAYRYNEDQGWFDELPNYKPTKTARNSIIKPQH